The Thermodesulfobacteriota bacterium genome has a segment encoding these proteins:
- a CDS encoding hemerythrin domain-containing protein: MIRTEDLRRQHGELLDIVTEMSALLNEDALKEEAGPIRSLLSKFAAKLSTHLKMEDIKLYPVLIDNADEKVRSVANDFMEEMGGLKDAFGKYLDNWPTVPKIQKDPAGFVTQTKGIFEALGKRIEREDNQLYKIFDNLKA, encoded by the coding sequence AGGACTTAAGACGCCAGCACGGCGAACTGCTGGATATCGTAACCGAGATGTCCGCCTTGCTCAATGAAGACGCGTTAAAGGAGGAGGCGGGCCCGATAAGGTCGCTCCTGTCGAAGTTCGCGGCCAAGCTGTCTACCCATCTTAAGATGGAAGACATAAAACTCTACCCAGTGCTCATCGACAACGCGGACGAGAAGGTCCGCTCCGTCGCCAACGACTTCATGGAAGAGATGGGCGGCCTGAAAGACGCCTTCGGCAAGTACCTGGATAACTGGCCGACCGTCCCGAAGATACAGAAAGACCCCGCGGGCTTCGTCACCCAAACCAAAGGGATTTTCGAAGCGCTCGGGAAAAGGATCGAAAGAGAAGACAACCAGCTCTACAAAATATTCGATAATCTGAAAGCCTGA